The Planktothrix sp. FACHB-1365 genome has a segment encoding these proteins:
- the patX gene encoding heterocyst-inhibiting protein PatX, producing the protein MQTYTSLVLSVSLLIGLTTNALAVNPSAHQLSDILTDQQLLSARTQLNGPYEPDRGGGRRDFRDTTHSNDVNAQL; encoded by the coding sequence ATGCAAACCTATACATCTTTAGTTTTATCAGTTTCTTTATTGATTGGTCTGACAACTAACGCTTTAGCTGTTAATCCGAGCGCCCATCAATTATCAGATATTCTAACTGATCAACAATTACTTTCCGCCCGTACCCAACTCAATGGCCCCTATGAACCCGACCGAGGTGGTGGACGTCGGGATTTCAGGGATACAACCCATTCTAATGATGTGAATGCTCAACTTTAA
- a CDS encoding tetratricopeptide repeat protein, producing MKELEQVAEALDRQDYRQAAKLLKQLQQQAPQNPWVQLYAGRWYEGTDKLETAEKVYRKLLKDATNPKIVAQARQGLQRIETIEQNRRQQAIVNAKTDPSNTEPGVLILEPLAPEQKQNAAKTLARMLKTDPYTARMQLQSRGWRLYKTGEMGELKVYGQEMLEAGIPVFWVALTDIQNLHVFRVQSIQSLSPQPTIICQNEQDQLGSLTFSWQEVSQRVEGVLPLFIEMFDYDPRRRKSDRFRHKEMTQDYAQILDLHLPKRRCILRFCDHSYNFQDGIDFSQFSQETQDLPQSQNTTRINWNLLTEQLNQSLTQTQLWSEFTPFAETTLDYTQLLGRLIPYIDVPRKSESLWDNAFHLYSGLVFFKQL from the coding sequence ATGAAAGAACTCGAACAAGTGGCAGAAGCCCTAGACCGTCAGGACTACCGCCAAGCCGCAAAACTCTTAAAGCAACTGCAACAGCAAGCACCCCAAAATCCTTGGGTACAATTGTATGCTGGGCGTTGGTATGAAGGCACGGATAAACTGGAAACGGCGGAAAAGGTTTATCGAAAATTATTGAAAGATGCCACTAACCCTAAAATAGTAGCCCAGGCGCGTCAGGGATTACAACGCATTGAAACTATAGAACAAAATCGACGCCAACAAGCCATTGTTAACGCTAAAACTGATCCGAGTAATACTGAACCCGGTGTTTTAATTTTAGAACCTTTGGCGCCCGAACAAAAGCAAAATGCCGCCAAGACCCTGGCGCGAATGTTAAAAACCGATCCCTATACCGCCCGAATGCAGCTACAAAGTCGGGGTTGGCGACTGTATAAAACAGGGGAAATGGGAGAATTAAAAGTCTATGGTCAAGAAATGTTAGAAGCGGGAATTCCTGTGTTTTGGGTGGCATTAACAGACATTCAAAATCTTCATGTATTCCGAGTTCAATCTATTCAATCTTTATCGCCCCAACCGACAATTATTTGTCAAAATGAACAGGATCAATTGGGTTCATTAACCTTTAGTTGGCAAGAAGTTAGTCAACGGGTTGAAGGAGTATTACCGTTATTTATAGAAATGTTTGATTATGATCCGCGTCGTCGGAAATCAGATCGATTTCGGCATAAAGAAATGACTCAAGATTATGCTCAAATTTTGGATTTACATTTACCGAAACGACGTTGTATTTTAAGATTTTGTGATCACAGTTATAATTTTCAAGACGGAATAGATTTTAGTCAATTTTCCCAGGAAACTCAAGACCTTCCCCAAAGCCAAAACACTACTCGCATTAACTGGAATTTGTTAACTGAACAGTTGAATCAATCTTTAACCCAGACTCAACTGTGGTCAGAATTTACGCCTTTTGCAGAAACCACCTTAGATTATACTCAACTTCTAGGTCGTCTTATCCCTTATATTGATGTACCTCGTAAATCAGAAAGTCTTTGGGATAATGCGTTTCATCTTTATAGTGGTTTAGTGTTTTTTAAACAATTATAG